The following proteins come from a genomic window of Desulfuromonas sp. TF:
- a CDS encoding 3-hydroxyacyl-CoA dehydrogenase family protein, producing RLLEEGVASAEDIDTAMKLGCGMPMGPLEFQDFAGADIGYHVGNIFYEYMKEARFAPPGLLRNMIKAGYLGRKTGKGFYDYSDE from the coding sequence CGCCTGCTGGAGGAAGGGGTGGCCTCGGCCGAGGACATCGACACCGCCATGAAGCTCGGCTGCGGCATGCCGATGGGCCCCCTGGAATTCCAGGATTTCGCCGGCGCCGACATCGGCTACCACGTGGGGAACATTTTCTACGAGTACATGAAGGAAGCCCGCTTCGCTCCGCCGGGGCTGCTCCGCAACATGATCAAGGCCGGCTATCTGGGACGCAAGACGGGCAAGGGGTTTTACGACTACTCCGACGAATAA